Genomic segment of Candidatus Lernaella stagnicola:
CACTTCGCGGGCGATCTCTTCTTGGCTTAGCGTCCGCCTCGCCACTTCCTTGTTGCGCGCACGAAAAGCGCAGTACAGGCATTCGTTGGAACAGAGGTTGGAAATGTACAACGGCGCGAATAGTACGAGACGCCGGCCGTATATTGTTTCCTTAGCCCGGCGGGCAGTTTGAAACAGTTCGGCGATGAGTTCTGGGTCGCTCACCGAGACAAGTACCGCCACATCTTCGGCTTCCAAGCCCTTGAGCTCGGCGGCTTTGGCCAGCACTTCAAGCACGCGGGTGGCGCTCTTCTCGCGCTTTGCCAAGGTTTCGAAAATACGGGTTTCGTCGATGGAGGGCTGCAGTTCGGGCGCGGTCGTACTCATTTTTCAACTCCGTTCTACAACGTTTCTCGACCGTCCCCGGTGTGAAAAGATAGACGATTCGCCGCGCGTTGTACAGGCGCGAATCACCGGATCGCGAACCAGCCAATTCCCCTTCGCCTTGCGCATTTGGGCATTTTCCAATCATCGAGAAAGAACGTATAATTGGTCGCCGGGGAGAAAAAAACGACCTACCTTTCCACGCGAGATGTACGCATCGTTTTCTTTTGAAGACCCGGCGGGGCAAATCTGCCGACAGGCCGGCTCGATATTGCAGAAGAGGGGGATGGAGATATGAAACGCGATAACCACAAACGTCCATACCGACTCACCAGTTTCCTGTTACTCGCGGCACTATCGGCGCTGTTCATCGGCGCGCAGGTCTGCAACGACATGGATTGGGATGACATCGCCGATGAGGAAGACAACTGCCCGGAGCAGTACAATCCCTTGCAGGCCAATGAGGATACCGACGCCCTCGGCGACGCCTGCGATCCGGAAACGCCGATGCACGGCCACTCGCTGGGCCGGTGCTATCGCAGCAATTGGCAGGGTTTCACCGGGACGTTCTGGGACGACATCCAAACGACACTGACGCCCCAAGACGGCTCCGGCATCATGTCGGTCAAGTTGTTGTGGCCCGACATGGTGCAAGACCTGCTGGAACGCGGCCCCGGCCGCCACAACGGCCACGACATCTGGTTCATGACCGCCAACACCAGCGGGATGACGTATTTCGCCACGTTCGTGGAGGGCGCGGCATCGCAAGTCGATGAGAAGGGCGTTATCTCGCAGTTCACGGGCTCCTTCACCTTCCTGGAATGCGAGGAATGCTGGCCCGACGTCGACGAAGATGATTACGAAAGCTGGGAATGGGTCGGCGAGTCCACGTGGACGGCCGATATCATGCCGCCGGGCTTCTGCGATCTGGAAGACGAAGAACCATATTTCGACGACGACGTCACCGACGATGACACCGCCGACGACGATACGGCCGACGACGACACAATCGACGACGATGACACGACCGACGACGACGACAGCGCCGGCGTGGACGACGATAGCGACGGGGTGGATGACGACGACAACGACAGAGCGAGCGACGACGACGATGACGATGACCAAGGAGCCTGTGGTTGCTGAGTCCGCCGCGTGGCCGGAGTTTCATCGACGAAGGAATTCATGCTAAAGTGCGGTCCGGCGTTAACCGTGAAATGACCAATCAATTAGCCGTTTGGAAGGGATAGGGACGACCATGATTCTGCTTAACCCCAAGAAACACACCCGCGCGTATCCGGATGAAAAGTCGCGCGAAATCATGCTTAAAACCATCGATTTCTTCGAGCGCAAGGGCCTGGCCAAAATCAAGCAAGACGATCACCAGCGTGTGTGGTATCGCGATTTCCTCGATTTTCAACGGGACGAGAAACTCTTCGCCACCCTGCTGACGCCGGCCGACTACGCCGACGGCGACCCTGATAAACGCTGGGATACCTACCGCATTTGTGAATTCAACGAAATTCTCGGGTTCTACGGTTTGCCTTACTGGTACACCTGGCAGGTCTCGATCCTGGGCCTCGGCCCGATCTGGATGACGAAAAACGAAGCGCTGAAGAAGAAAGCCGCCAAACTCATCGACGAGGGCGCCATCTTCGCCTTCGGCCTGTCGGAAAAAGACCACGGCGCCGATATCTATTCCACCGAGATGAAACTCGTGCCCCAGCCGGACGGAACCTTCCTGGCCAGCGGCCGTAAGTACTACATCGGCAACGGCAACGAAGCCGCCATGGTCTCGACCTTCGGCCGCATCGCCGAGCCCGACGGCACGATCAAGAAAGATTCGGAATACGTTTTCTTCGCCGCCTATTACGACCACGAGAACTACGACTGCGTGCAAAACGTGGTCAATAGTCAGAATTTCGTGTCCGAGTATGCCCTCAACGACTACCCGATCACCGAAGAGGACATCCTGGCTCGCGGCCCCTTCGCCTGGGATTGCGCGCTCAACACCGTCAACATCGGCAAATACAACCTGGGCTGGGCGTCCATCGGCATCTGCACCCACGCGCTCTACGAGGCCGTTCATCACGCCGCGAACCGCAACCTCTACGGGATGTGGGTGACCGATTTCCCGCACGTCAAACAAGCCTTCGTCGACGCCTACTCGCGCCTCGTGGCGATGAAGCTTTTCGCCTTGCGCACCGCCGACTACATGCGCGTCGCCTCGCCCGAAGATCGTCGCTACATGCTGTTCAACCCGGCGGTAAAAATGAAGGTCACCACGCAGGGTGAAGATGTGATCGACCTGCTTTGGGACGTCATCGCCGCCAAGGGCTTCGAAAAAGACACCTACTTCGAAATGGCCGCGCGCGACATCCGCGCCCTGCCCAAACTCGAAGGCACGGTGCACGTCAACGTCGCGCTCATCCTGAAGTTTATGCCCAACTACCTGTTCAACCCGCAAGATTTCCCGCCGCTGGACACGCAGGACCAAACCACCAGCGACGATTTCCTTTTCGACCAAGGGCCGGCGAAGGGTCTGGGGAAAATTCAGTTCGGCGATTACCAAAAAGCCTACGTGCTTTACGACACGCCCAACCTGCGCGTTTTCAAAGAGCAAATCGAAATCTTCAAAGAGTCCCTCTTCGCCGCCGGGCCCACCGATGCGCAAAAGATGGACATCGATTTCCTGCTGGCCATCGGCGAACTGTTCACCCTGGTGGTCTACGGGCACCTCATTCTGGAGAACGCGAAAATCCACGGCCTCGACGACGACCACGTCGACCAGATCTTCGACTTCCTGGTGCGAGACTTTTCGGAGTTCGCCCTGCAAGTGCACAACAAGCCGAGCAGCACCGAAGCTCAAATGGCTTATTGCATGAAAATGATCCGCAAACCGGTGGTCGATGCCGACCGCTACGGCCGCATGTGGAACAATTGGGTGTATCCGCTCAAGGACGCCTACACGATGACTGATTAGGCGGGCGCGGCGCGTTTGTTCGCCGCGTCGGAATGGATGTAGAAAATGAAGCCGCCAATCTCGAACCGCCTCGGTCGAGTTGCTTTGTTCGTGGTGCTTGTCCTGCTACTGCCGCCCTTCGCCTGCGGTGACGACGATGATGACAACAGCGAAACCGGGGACGACGACACCCATACGACACCAATTGATGACGATAACGACACAAATTCGGTCGCCGACGATGATGATGACGACACATTCAGTGACGACGACAATGATAATGACACAACCGACGATGACGATAACGACGATTCAACACCCGTCGAATGCGGCACCGTCATCCGCGGCGACCTCGAATGGACCCAATGCGATAACGGTGAAGACATCAACCACTACGTCGCCCAAACCTGGGCGCAGAATCTCCACTTCGACGGCAAAAACGATTGGCGCCTGCCGACCAAATGGGAATTGGCCGCGCTCTACGACGAATCCCGCACCATCGAAAGCGGTTGCTACATTCCGGTGCACATCGCCGAGCCCTTCTACCTGAGTTGCTCCCACGTGTGGGTCGCCGACGTCGCCTCATGGTGGGACGAGATGTCCTGGACCGTCGGCTTCAGCAAGGGCGACCTGACGATCATGCACCGGGAAGCCGAAGACCGCATTCGCGCCCTGGCGGTGCGGGACCTGAACTAACACGCGGGCTTTGCTACAATCGCCTCGCCATTTTGCGTGAGGTGATCCCATGAAACGATTTGTCCCGGCTCTACTTTGCGGGGTGCTGCTGGCTGCATGCCTGGTGGCGCTCGCCGTCGCCGAACCTTCCACCGAGGCGCGCCTCGAACCGCGCGTGCGCGTTGTGTTTTTCATTCCGGTCAAGGCGGCAACCTTTGCCAAACTCGAGGGCGTGGTCGCCGAGTTCGCCCGGCGCTTCCCCGACGGCTTCACAAAAACCACGTTCCCAAAAAGCCCCGGTGACCCCACCACGTTCGAGGGCGCCTGGCTGAATGCAGACACCGGCGCGGTGGCCCGCGATCACATTGAGATTCTCTTTGTTGATCTGCCCGCCCGCAATCAGGAGTGGCTGAAACCGGCGGCCGATTTCAAGGAATACCTGCACGCGCAACTCGGCGAAAAGGAAATTTGGGTGACGGCCGCGCCGCTGCAACGCGTGCTGAGCCCGTCTTCGCCGGGTTGGTCGGCAAGCCCGTAGGTCGCGGGCTTTTGTTTGCGGCGGCCCGCCAAAACCCGTATCGTTATCGCCGCCAGAAGAACCCGACACCCGCAATCAAGCCGCCGTTGCACTCGATCGCCTTGGTGGGCTAAAGGGCGGGTCAATGATTGTGGGGATGTTTTTTGTCTCCGGGTTTCGGGAAGGTCAATGAATTTCTATATACTGTCCCCGGACCCCCTTCCCCTGTCCCCGGAATTTGCACTTTCTCGCGTTGCAAGTTGATCGCCGCGGCATGCTAATGTAATATTTTCTTTGATCCCTTGGTCAACATCATCGGGCTGTTGGCAACTATCTGCGGGCAGCCACTGCAAGATGACCCACGTTGAGGTCAGACTGACGTCCCTTTGAAACCAATAGTGGAGTCAACAGGGGAATGGAGATGCCGTGATTCCGACGGATGTAACTCCCGAATCGGGTGAAACGCTCGGTGATCGCCCCATTCTCGAGCCTCCGCGCCTATCATTTCTCGATCGACTGCGCCAGCGATGGCATCATCCTCTATTGAGTCGCTTTGCGAACTTCACGGGTCATCACCATTGGGGCGCGAAGGCGCGTTACAATCGAATTCGTTTCACGGTCAAGAAATGGGGCTTCCAAATTGACCACCAGTTTGCTGGACGGCGAACGAAACTGAGAATATTACGGTCCTTAATTGGCTCTTTGATTCTGAAGTCCTCAGTCGCTGTCGTTCTCGTGGGCGCGTTACTGACAATCGACCACGTCATCGAACGTCTCGTCTCTTCGCCACATTGGATTCAAGGAATCGCGCCAGATTTCCTCGTCAAAATCGTTCTTGAGCCTGACGGACGCCTGTTTGATTTGGTTGTCACCACTGTCGCCCAGGTATCCGGATTGATTCTCGGTCTATACTTTGCCGCGCTCGGAGTGCTGATCGGCACCGTCTATGCGGATGTTCCAAAGAGCGTCCGACAGATTGTTCTTAGGGAAAAGGTAGGAAATGTCTATATTTTCTGGGTCGCCGTTCTCGCCGCTGTTTCCTTGCTGTTCATTGCGCTACAATTCTTCGGTGTCCAACCAGGGTTCGTGAGTCTCTCCTTTGTAGTCACACTGTCCGTCTTCACGGTATTTGGTTTTCTTGTTGTTTGGCAGCGGGTTTTTTATCTCTTCGACCCTTCAAGTCTCGCGGAAGAACTGCCGCGCCCCATTTACCAATGGCTTCGCGCTGCATCAGAAGGCCAATTCCGCTTTGATCCATCTTTTCAAAATCACTTTCGCAAACAGGCAGCTCTTGGCCTTCAGCAGTTTCGCGACGTAGTCACTTTTGCGACCACCAAGATCCCGACGCAAGGAGCGGAGATCACATCCAAGCCATCGATGGCAGCTCTCGCGCTCCTTGAGCTGTATTCTCAACAAAAGGCCAGGATTCCGAGCGAGAGTTACTGGTTTCTGAGGATTCCGCAGCATCCTGACTGGAGCGTCGCCAACACATCCGCTGTAGAAATCGCGCTCAAGACCGGCACCTTCCTGCAACCAAAAATGGTGACGGATCTATCGTGGTTCGAAGACGCGGCCACGGCTATTCTCGTTGAATCCGTTTCATCTTTGCTAAACAACAATAAATGCGCTGAGGTCGTGAGCATCCTCGAAGGGATCTGCAATACGCTCAACGAAATGGCGGCCAACTATTGTGTTTCCGACGCCTTACAGGTAGTGCGTGACGTCCGGACACCGGTACTCGATTGGATGCGGGGGAAAACAGTCAAAGATTTCAAAAGCTACGAGGAATGGAGCCCTGTTGTCGCAATGATTGATGCACAGGGCCTGGCCGCGATTTCAGTGTTGTTGGGGTTTTCGAGAAGCGTCACGTCGTACCAACCAGAGGATATTGAAACGACCATTGCGGCGATCTCTTGGGACGATCAACGCTCCGTCTACTCACGGAATGTGCCACGTAGTGTTGTCGAACAACTTGAGTTTCTCGAGAAGAGACTTGGGTTTGAGCTTGACGTGGAAGGTCATACTCAGTCCCCGCCCTGGTACCTTGCCCAGATTGCAGCCCTTGGGCACGCTCAGTATGTCCGAAACGGGCTCGAGGCTTTGATTGACGAATTCGACCGAAACTTCAGAGACTCTGTGCAAATTCTGGTTGAAGAACAAAAATATCTTTTGGCTGGCCATCACATACAACGCGGTCTTGAGGCGTGCCAGAAGTTTGAAGTGCATGCGGAGGCAATCGGGGATGCCCTGGCAAAAATGGAGAGATTG
This window contains:
- a CDS encoding acyl-CoA dehydrogenase, which translates into the protein MILLNPKKHTRAYPDEKSREIMLKTIDFFERKGLAKIKQDDHQRVWYRDFLDFQRDEKLFATLLTPADYADGDPDKRWDTYRICEFNEILGFYGLPYWYTWQVSILGLGPIWMTKNEALKKKAAKLIDEGAIFAFGLSEKDHGADIYSTEMKLVPQPDGTFLASGRKYYIGNGNEAAMVSTFGRIAEPDGTIKKDSEYVFFAAYYDHENYDCVQNVVNSQNFVSEYALNDYPITEEDILARGPFAWDCALNTVNIGKYNLGWASIGICTHALYEAVHHAANRNLYGMWVTDFPHVKQAFVDAYSRLVAMKLFALRTADYMRVASPEDRRYMLFNPAVKMKVTTQGEDVIDLLWDVIAAKGFEKDTYFEMAARDIRALPKLEGTVHVNVALILKFMPNYLFNPQDFPPLDTQDQTTSDDFLFDQGPAKGLGKIQFGDYQKAYVLYDTPNLRVFKEQIEIFKESLFAAGPTDAQKMDIDFLLAIGELFTLVVYGHLILENAKIHGLDDDHVDQIFDFLVRDFSEFALQVHNKPSSTEAQMAYCMKMIRKPVVDADRYGRMWNNWVYPLKDAYTMTD
- a CDS encoding DUF1566 domain-containing protein — its product is MKPPISNRLGRVALFVVLVLLLPPFACGDDDDDNSETGDDDTHTTPIDDDNDTNSVADDDDDDTFSDDDNDNDTTDDDDNDDSTPVECGTVIRGDLEWTQCDNGEDINHYVAQTWAQNLHFDGKNDWRLPTKWELAALYDESRTIESGCYIPVHIAEPFYLSCSHVWVADVASWWDEMSWTVGFSKGDLTIMHREAEDRIRALAVRDLN